In the Calditerricola satsumensis genome, one interval contains:
- a CDS encoding ABC transporter ATP-binding protein — protein sequence MRGITKRFPGIVANDRIDLRVRRGEIHALLGENGAGKSTLMNILFGLYQPDEGEIYIKGQKVAITDPNVANALGIGMVHQHFMLVEPFTVTENIVLGAEPRRGATIDYAAAEAKVRQLSERYGLKVDPRAKIRDISVGMQQRVEILKTLYRGADILILDEPTAVLTPQETRELIAIMKNLVREGKSIILITHKLKEIMAAADTVTVIRRGKVVGTVPVRETNPDQLAAMMVGREVAFRVEKAPAKPGPVVLEVRNVTALDNRGVPALNGISFEVRAGEILGIAGVDGNGQSELVEVLTGLRKVTGGEILLNGEPIHNRPPRAIAERGVAHIPEDRHKRGLVLDFSIGENMVLSTYHKPPFSQKGLLRHEAIVAHAEKLIREFDVRTPSVDTPARALSGGNQQKAVIAREIDKNPVLLIAAQPTRGLDVGAIEFIHRRLIEARDQGKAVLLVSLELDEILNVADRIAVIYEGRIVDVVDARATDENELGLLMAGSRPQGKEGGQ from the coding sequence ATGCGGGGGATCACCAAGCGGTTTCCCGGCATCGTGGCCAACGACAGGATCGATTTGCGGGTGCGCCGCGGCGAGATTCATGCGCTGCTTGGAGAAAACGGTGCCGGCAAGTCGACGCTGATGAACATCCTCTTTGGCTTGTATCAGCCAGACGAAGGGGAAATCTACATCAAAGGTCAAAAAGTGGCCATTACGGATCCCAACGTGGCCAACGCGCTGGGCATCGGCATGGTGCACCAGCATTTCATGCTTGTCGAGCCCTTCACGGTAACGGAAAACATCGTGCTCGGCGCCGAGCCGCGGCGGGGCGCGACGATCGATTACGCCGCCGCCGAGGCCAAGGTGCGCCAGCTGTCGGAACGGTACGGGCTCAAAGTGGACCCGCGGGCCAAGATTCGCGACATCTCCGTCGGCATGCAGCAGCGCGTGGAGATTCTCAAGACGCTGTACCGCGGTGCGGACATCCTCATTTTAGACGAGCCCACCGCCGTCCTCACCCCGCAAGAGACGCGCGAACTGATCGCCATCATGAAGAATCTGGTTCGGGAAGGCAAATCGATCATCCTCATCACGCACAAGCTGAAGGAGATCATGGCTGCGGCCGATACGGTGACGGTGATCCGGCGCGGCAAGGTGGTGGGGACCGTTCCGGTGCGCGAGACGAACCCGGACCAGCTGGCGGCGATGATGGTCGGCCGCGAGGTGGCGTTCCGGGTGGAGAAGGCCCCCGCCAAGCCCGGCCCGGTGGTGCTCGAGGTGCGCAACGTGACGGCCCTCGACAACCGCGGCGTCCCGGCCCTCAACGGGATCAGCTTTGAGGTGCGTGCCGGCGAGATCTTGGGCATCGCCGGCGTCGACGGGAACGGGCAATCCGAGCTGGTCGAAGTCCTCACCGGGCTGCGCAAGGTGACGGGCGGGGAGATCCTCCTAAACGGCGAGCCGATCCACAACCGCCCGCCGCGCGCCATCGCCGAGCGCGGCGTGGCGCACATCCCGGAGGATCGCCACAAGCGCGGCTTGGTCCTCGACTTTTCCATCGGCGAGAACATGGTGCTCAGCACGTACCACAAACCGCCGTTCAGCCAAAAGGGGCTGCTCCGCCACGAGGCCATCGTGGCCCATGCGGAGAAGCTCATTCGGGAATTTGACGTGCGCACGCCGAGCGTGGACACTCCGGCGCGGGCGCTTTCGGGCGGGAACCAGCAGAAGGCGGTCATCGCGCGGGAGATCGACAAGAATCCGGTGCTCTTGATCGCCGCCCAGCCGACGCGGGGGCTCGACGTCGGGGCGATCGAATTCATCCACCGCCGGCTCATCGAGGCGCGCGACCAGGGCAAGGCGGTCCTGCTCGTTTCCCTCGAGTTGGACGAGATTTTGAACGTGGCCGACCGTATCGCCGTGATTTACGAAGGGCGCATCGTGGACGTGGTGGACGCCCGTGCCACCGACGAGAACGAATTGGGGCTGCTCATGGCCGGCAGCCGGCCGCAGGGGAAGGAGGGGGGGCAATGA
- a CDS encoding BMP family lipoprotein, protein MIRAKKWVAGATAAVLALALVTAGCGTAKNENNAQGGGGGNKTFRVAMVTDVGGVNDNSFNESAWNGLQKLQQDKGVEVKYVESKNDADYVPNLTSFVKDGYDLTWGIGYLMGDAVKEVAKKNPDAKLAIVDFDLSKEGLKNVASVTFKEHEGSFLVGVIAGMMTKTNKVGFVGGMEFDVIKRFENGFKAGVKTVNPKADVVVVYTGAFNKPDLGKQAAASMYDQGVDIIFHASGQTGDGVFNEAKERRKAGKTVWVIGVDKDQSLTFGTDVTLTSMVKRVDNAVYTVSEKLLNGQFPGGRVLQLGLKEDGVGIPETTKQNVPADVLAKVEEYKQKIINGEIKVPATDKEYQAQFK, encoded by the coding sequence ATGATCCGAGCAAAGAAATGGGTTGCCGGAGCAACGGCGGCGGTGCTCGCGCTCGCCCTTGTGACGGCGGGATGTGGCACGGCGAAGAACGAGAACAACGCGCAAGGCGGGGGTGGCGGCAACAAAACCTTCCGCGTGGCCATGGTGACCGACGTCGGCGGGGTGAACGACAACTCGTTCAACGAAAGCGCGTGGAACGGGTTGCAGAAGCTCCAACAAGACAAGGGCGTCGAGGTCAAATATGTGGAAAGCAAGAACGACGCCGACTATGTGCCCAACCTGACCTCGTTCGTCAAAGACGGCTACGACCTGACGTGGGGCATCGGCTATCTCATGGGCGACGCGGTGAAGGAAGTGGCCAAGAAGAACCCGGACGCCAAACTGGCCATCGTCGATTTCGACCTGAGCAAAGAGGGCCTGAAGAACGTCGCCAGCGTCACCTTCAAAGAGCATGAGGGGTCCTTCCTGGTGGGCGTCATCGCCGGGATGATGACGAAGACGAACAAGGTGGGCTTTGTCGGCGGCATGGAGTTTGACGTGATCAAGCGCTTTGAGAACGGGTTCAAAGCGGGCGTCAAGACGGTCAACCCCAAGGCCGACGTGGTCGTCGTGTACACAGGGGCCTTCAACAAGCCCGATCTCGGGAAGCAGGCCGCGGCGTCGATGTACGACCAAGGGGTGGACATCATCTTCCACGCGTCGGGGCAGACGGGTGACGGCGTGTTCAACGAGGCCAAGGAGCGCCGCAAAGCGGGCAAAACCGTGTGGGTGATCGGCGTCGACAAGGACCAGTCCCTCACCTTTGGCACCGACGTGACGCTCACCTCGATGGTGAAGCGCGTGGACAACGCCGTGTACACGGTGTCCGAGAAACTGCTGAACGGCCAGTTCCCCGGCGGGCGGGTGCTGCAGCTGGGGTTGAAAGAAGACGGTGTCGGCATCCCGGAAACTACCAAGCAGAACGTTCCGGCTGACGTGCTGGCCAAGGTGGAGGAATACAAGCAGAAGATCATCAATGGTGAGATCAAGGTGCCGGCCACGGACAAGGAATACCAGGCGCAGTTCAAATAA
- a CDS encoding GntR family transcriptional regulator encodes MVSRPLYLHVIDWIKEQIREGRFASGERLPSEFELAKQLGVSRSTLREALRILEDENVVIRRHGVGTFVHPRPLFSSGIEELFSVTDMIAAHGKRPGTHYLFTGRVKAQAEDREKLNVSEKDEVVVIERLRTADDEPVVYCIDKIPAHLLPDPVPLHYPSIFQLLEREAGIRISYAVAEIEPVGYHEKVSSLLSCAPETALLLLKQVHYDVDENPVLYCFNYFRADRFRFRVVRRRLLTR; translated from the coding sequence ATGGTCTCCCGTCCGCTGTACCTTCACGTCATCGATTGGATCAAGGAGCAGATACGCGAGGGCCGGTTTGCGTCCGGCGAGCGGCTGCCGTCGGAGTTTGAGCTGGCCAAGCAGCTCGGGGTGAGCCGTTCCACGCTGCGCGAAGCCTTGCGCATTCTCGAGGACGAAAACGTCGTGATCCGGCGGCACGGGGTCGGCACCTTCGTCCATCCGCGGCCGCTGTTTTCGAGCGGCATCGAAGAGCTGTTCAGCGTGACGGACATGATCGCCGCCCATGGCAAGCGGCCGGGAACCCATTATTTGTTTACCGGTCGCGTTAAAGCCCAAGCGGAGGATCGGGAAAAACTGAACGTATCGGAAAAGGACGAGGTGGTCGTGATCGAGCGCCTCCGCACCGCCGACGACGAGCCGGTCGTGTACTGCATCGACAAGATTCCCGCCCACCTGCTTCCGGATCCGGTGCCGCTTCATTATCCGTCCATTTTTCAGCTCCTGGAGCGTGAGGCCGGCATCCGCATCAGCTATGCCGTGGCCGAGATCGAACCGGTGGGCTATCACGAAAAGGTCTCGTCCCTCCTTTCCTGCGCGCCGGAGACGGCTCTTCTCCTCTTGAAGCAGGTGCACTACGATGTCGACGAAAACCCGGTGCTCTATTGCTTCAACTATTTTCGCGCCGATCGGTTCCGCTTCCGGGTTGTGCGCCGGCGCCTGCTCACGCGCTAG